From Pseudomonas sp. B21-028, one genomic window encodes:
- a CDS encoding murein L,D-transpeptidase family protein, with protein sequence MRWLLVLFCLSFAAVSQASAVGAYDGKPIEKVLVLKSAHQLQLISDGKPLKTYRISLGRGAKKGPKLIEGDKRTPEGFYWIDWRKVSDRFNLSMHISYPNISDAARARREGVDPGGMIMIHGTPDSEENPEQLFHTLDWTNGCIAMRNVDMREVWNLVPDGTMIEIRP encoded by the coding sequence ATGCGCTGGTTGCTTGTGCTGTTCTGCTTGTCGTTCGCTGCTGTGTCCCAGGCTTCTGCGGTGGGAGCATACGACGGCAAGCCCATCGAAAAGGTGCTGGTACTCAAGTCCGCCCATCAGTTGCAATTGATCAGCGACGGCAAACCGCTCAAGACCTATCGTATATCCCTCGGCAGGGGCGCCAAGAAAGGCCCCAAGCTGATCGAAGGCGACAAGCGCACCCCTGAAGGTTTCTACTGGATCGACTGGCGCAAGGTCAGTGACCGTTTCAACCTGTCGATGCACATCTCCTACCCCAACATCAGCGATGCTGCCCGCGCCCGACGCGAAGGCGTGGACCCTGGGGGCATGATCATGATCCACGGCACACCGGACAGCGAAGAAAACCCTGAACAGCTGTTCCACACCCTGGACTGGACCAATGGCTGCATTGCCATGCGCAATGTGGACATGCGCGAAGTCTGGAACCTGGTGCCGGATGGCACGATGATCGAGATCCGGCCGTAG
- the nagA gene encoding N-acetylglucosamine-6-phosphate deacetylase translates to MSEDNILTAHGWVRGRLIHAHGKVVSVEGQPCDPADNDLPYLLPGFIDLHVHGGGGKDIMEGAPAFDTIARTHVRFGTTSLLATTMTAPGEEITRVLKALGEFCEQRRSGSARMLGVHLEGPYINPGKLGAQPNFAHTALMVEVEAYLALAPIRVITIAPEIAGHDELIRALSARGVRMQIGHTLGSYEEGVAALAAGASSFTHLYNAMSPLHHREPGIVGAALAHARYAELIPDLLHVHPGAMRVALRSIPCLYCVTDSTAAAGMPDGEYKLGSHTVTKCLGGVRLADGTLAGSTLTMDQALRNLVKIGLPIAEASQRLSQFPADYLGLPERGRLQPGAWADCVRFDRSLTLTDVMVEGEAIDFQNA, encoded by the coding sequence ATGTCCGAAGACAACATCCTCACCGCCCATGGCTGGGTTCGCGGCCGCCTGATCCACGCCCACGGCAAGGTCGTGTCCGTCGAAGGCCAGCCTTGCGATCCGGCCGACAACGACCTGCCCTACCTGCTGCCCGGCTTCATCGACCTGCATGTCCACGGCGGTGGCGGCAAGGACATCATGGAAGGCGCCCCGGCGTTCGACACCATTGCCCGCACCCATGTGCGCTTTGGCACCACGTCGCTGCTGGCGACCACCATGACCGCACCGGGCGAAGAGATCACCCGTGTGCTCAAGGCCCTGGGCGAGTTCTGTGAACAACGGCGCAGCGGCAGCGCCCGGATGCTCGGCGTGCATCTGGAAGGCCCCTACATCAACCCCGGCAAACTCGGCGCGCAACCGAACTTCGCTCACACCGCGTTGATGGTCGAAGTGGAGGCCTATCTGGCCCTGGCGCCGATCCGGGTGATCACTATCGCCCCGGAGATCGCCGGCCACGATGAGCTGATCCGCGCCCTCAGCGCCCGAGGCGTGCGTATGCAGATCGGCCACACCCTGGGCAGCTACGAAGAAGGCGTCGCCGCGCTGGCCGCCGGCGCCAGCAGTTTCACCCATCTGTACAACGCCATGAGCCCGCTGCATCACCGCGAGCCGGGGATTGTCGGCGCGGCGCTGGCCCACGCCCGCTATGCCGAGCTGATCCCGGACCTGCTGCATGTGCACCCCGGCGCCATGCGCGTGGCCTTGCGCTCGATCCCGTGCCTGTATTGCGTCACCGATTCCACCGCCGCCGCGGGCATGCCCGACGGCGAGTACAAGCTGGGCAGCCACACCGTGACCAAATGCCTGGGCGGCGTGCGGCTGGCCGATGGCACCCTGGCCGGCAGCACCCTGACCATGGACCAGGCCTTGCGCAACCTGGTGAAAATCGGCCTGCCCATCGCTGAAGCCTCGCAGCGCCTCTCCCAGTTTCCCGCCGACTACCTCGGCCTGCCCGAGCGCGGACGCCTGCAACCCGGTGCCTGGGCCGACTGCGTGCGCTTTGACCGTTCCCTGACCCTGACCGACGTGATGGTCGAAGGAGAAGCCATTGACTTCCAAAATGCTTGA
- a CDS encoding DUF6124 family protein, whose product MIKETPNPPKPTSTFPYGDYVPEKLQEAGDRALDYYLKPDDSDPAPEPTSQLFIVADSVDTEVLLANLSETLASANAMLSDLAFDLDGSRRHVALGVAQMIELGALLADKALDRVELRA is encoded by the coding sequence ATGATCAAAGAAACCCCAAACCCTCCAAAACCCACCTCCACCTTCCCCTACGGTGACTACGTCCCCGAAAAACTCCAGGAGGCCGGCGACCGTGCGCTGGACTACTACCTCAAGCCTGACGACAGCGACCCAGCCCCCGAACCCACATCGCAGCTGTTCATCGTGGCAGACAGCGTCGACACCGAAGTCCTGCTAGCCAACCTCAGCGAAACCCTGGCTTCGGCCAATGCCATGCTCAGCGACCTGGCCTTCGATCTTGACGGCTCGCGGCGGCATGTGGCGCTGGGGGTGGCGCAGATGATTGAGTTGGGCGCGCTGTTGGCGGACAAGGCGCTGGATCGGGTGGAGCTACGGGCTTGA
- a CDS encoding CoA pyrophosphatase, which yields MLDELLHRVSNHIPRDLQADRRFPEAAVLVPITRSDEPELVLTLRASGLSTHGGEVAFPGGRRDPEDPDLVFTALREAEEEIGLPPGLVEVIGPLSPLISLHGIKVTPYVGVIPDFVEYHANDAEIAAVFNVPLEFFRKDPREHTHRIDYQGCSWYVPSYRFGEYKIWGLTAIMIVELVNLLFDAGTDLHKPPRSFINT from the coding sequence ATGCTGGACGAGCTACTGCATCGAGTAAGCAACCATATCCCGCGTGACCTGCAGGCCGACCGACGTTTCCCTGAAGCCGCGGTACTGGTGCCGATCACCCGCAGTGACGAGCCGGAGCTGGTACTGACCTTGCGCGCCAGCGGGCTCTCGACCCATGGCGGCGAAGTGGCTTTCCCCGGTGGGCGGCGCGACCCGGAGGACCCGGACCTGGTGTTCACCGCCCTGCGTGAAGCCGAAGAGGAAATCGGCTTGCCCCCCGGTCTGGTGGAAGTGATCGGCCCTCTCAGCCCGTTGATTTCGCTGCATGGCATCAAGGTCACGCCTTATGTCGGGGTGATTCCGGATTTCGTCGAGTATCACGCCAACGATGCCGAGATCGCCGCGGTATTCAATGTACCGCTGGAGTTTTTCCGCAAGGATCCCCGCGAACACACCCATCGCATCGATTACCAGGGCTGCAGTTGGTACGTGCCCAGCTACCGTTTTGGCGAGTACAAGATCTGGGGCCTGACGGCGATCATGATCGTCGAGCTGGTGAACCTGCTGTTCGACGCCGGCACCGACCTGCACAAACCACCCAGAAGCTTCATCAATACCTGA
- a CDS encoding GntR family transcriptional regulator — MNDIQALRPDDTQATPLYLQLARNLEAAIHAGQWKAEQAMPSERSLSEQLGISRVTARKALEVLFEQGLIRRNQGSGTFITPRLEQPLSRLSGFSEMLRLKGFVPGSQWLEREITPPTHEELIRLGLSPTDKVARLKRLRKADDTVMAIEMSTLPAAIIPKPQAIGASLYEFLDSIGKPVVRALQHIQAINASDEFAALVGIAPGTAMLLMTRVGYLEDNTPIEVTDTYCRNDYYDFVAELRR; from the coding sequence ATGAACGACATCCAGGCCCTACGCCCCGACGACACCCAAGCCACACCGCTGTACCTGCAACTGGCCCGCAACCTGGAAGCCGCGATCCACGCCGGCCAATGGAAAGCCGAACAAGCCATGCCGTCCGAACGCAGCTTGAGCGAACAACTCGGCATTTCCCGGGTCACCGCCCGCAAGGCACTGGAAGTGTTGTTCGAACAAGGCCTGATCCGCCGCAACCAAGGCTCGGGCACGTTCATCACCCCGCGCCTGGAACAACCGCTGTCACGCCTCAGCGGCTTCAGCGAAATGCTGCGGCTCAAGGGTTTCGTGCCCGGTTCCCAGTGGCTCGAACGGGAGATCACCCCGCCGACCCACGAAGAGCTGATCCGCCTGGGCCTGTCGCCCACCGACAAGGTCGCGCGGCTCAAGCGCCTGCGCAAGGCCGACGACACGGTCATGGCCATCGAGATGAGCACCCTGCCCGCCGCCATCATCCCCAAGCCCCAGGCCATTGGCGCTTCGCTCTACGAATTTCTCGACAGCATCGGCAAACCGGTGGTGCGCGCCCTGCAGCACATCCAGGCGATCAATGCCTCGGACGAGTTCGCCGCCCTGGTGGGCATCGCCCCGGGCACCGCCATGTTGCTGATGACCCGGGTCGGCTACCTGGAGGACAACACGCCCATCGAAGTCACCGACACCTATTGCCGCAACGATTACTACGACTTTGTCGCCGAGCTCCGGCGCTAG
- a CDS encoding NUDIX hydrolase has protein sequence MKFCSQCGNPVTQRIPEGDSRLRFVCDTCHTIHYQNPNIVAGCVPTWGSKVLLCRRAIEPRRGYWTLPAGFMENGETIEQAAERETAEEACARVRNLSIYTLIDVPHISQVHVFFRAELVDEDFAAGPESLEVKLFEEADIPWDELAFRTVGRTLEYFYADRRTEHYPVRSESIPPLAQPART, from the coding sequence ATGAAATTCTGCAGCCAGTGCGGTAACCCGGTGACCCAGCGCATACCCGAAGGCGACTCGCGCCTGCGCTTTGTCTGCGACACCTGCCACACCATCCACTACCAGAACCCCAACATCGTGGCCGGTTGCGTACCGACCTGGGGCAGCAAAGTCCTGCTGTGCCGACGCGCCATCGAGCCGCGACGCGGTTACTGGACACTGCCGGCGGGCTTCATGGAAAACGGTGAAACCATCGAACAGGCCGCCGAGCGCGAAACCGCCGAGGAAGCCTGCGCCCGGGTGCGAAATTTAAGCATCTATACGTTGATCGACGTACCGCACATCAGCCAGGTCCATGTATTCTTCCGCGCCGAGCTGGTGGACGAGGATTTCGCCGCCGGACCCGAGAGCCTGGAAGTGAAGCTGTTCGAAGAAGCGGACATTCCCTGGGACGAACTGGCTTTTCGTACGGTGGGCCGGACCCTGGAATATTTTTATGCTGACCGACGCACCGAGCATTACCCGGTGCGATCCGAATCGATCCCGCCGCTGGCTCAGCCTGCCAGGACCTGA
- a CDS encoding SIS domain-containing protein, with translation MTSKMLEEALAACEAVERQLQQLDPALQEIAGRLRRQPPQVAMTIARGSSDHAASYFAYLTMQQLGLPVASLPMSVVTMQQAPLKVSGQVAFGFSQSGQSPDLVNSLRLLRKRGALSVALVNALDSPLEAACEFSVPLCAGVESSVAATKSFIATLSASARLVAHWKDDAELLEAGSALPEGLREAARQDWSAAVEALRTCQRLMVIGRGAGFAIAQEAALKFKETSAIQAEAFSSAEVRHGPMALIDENYPLLVFAPRGAEQAGVLSLAADMRQRGARVLLAAPDDIAERDLTLTRAEHPALDPILAIQSFYGMAAQLSVARGLNPDQPRHLSKVTRTH, from the coding sequence TTGACTTCCAAAATGCTTGAAGAAGCCCTCGCCGCCTGCGAAGCCGTCGAACGCCAGTTGCAGCAACTGGACCCGGCCCTGCAGGAAATCGCCGGACGCCTGCGCCGTCAGCCGCCGCAAGTGGCGATGACCATTGCCCGTGGCAGTTCCGACCACGCCGCCAGCTACTTCGCCTACCTGACCATGCAGCAACTGGGTTTGCCGGTGGCGTCGTTGCCGATGTCGGTGGTGACCATGCAGCAAGCGCCGCTCAAGGTCAGCGGCCAGGTAGCATTCGGTTTTTCCCAGTCGGGACAGAGCCCGGACCTGGTGAACAGCCTGCGCCTGTTGCGCAAGCGCGGGGCCTTGAGCGTGGCCTTGGTCAACGCGCTCGACTCGCCCCTGGAAGCTGCCTGTGAGTTCAGCGTGCCGCTGTGCGCCGGTGTCGAAAGCAGCGTCGCCGCCACCAAGAGTTTCATCGCCACCCTCAGCGCCAGCGCACGGTTGGTGGCCCACTGGAAAGACGACGCTGAATTGCTGGAAGCCGGCAGCGCCCTGCCCGAAGGCTTGCGCGAGGCCGCCCGCCAGGATTGGAGCGCCGCCGTCGAGGCCCTGCGCACTTGCCAGCGGTTGATGGTGATCGGCCGTGGCGCCGGGTTCGCCATCGCCCAGGAAGCGGCGCTCAAGTTCAAGGAAACCTCGGCGATCCAGGCCGAAGCTTTCAGCAGCGCCGAGGTGCGCCACGGGCCGATGGCGCTGATCGATGAGAACTACCCACTGCTGGTCTTCGCCCCTCGCGGTGCCGAGCAGGCCGGCGTGTTGAGCCTGGCCGCCGACATGCGTCAGCGCGGCGCCCGGGTCTTACTGGCGGCGCCCGATGACATCGCCGAACGCGACCTGACCCTGACCCGCGCCGAACACCCGGCCCTGGACCCGATCCTGGCGATCCAGAGCTTTTACGGGATGGCCGCCCAGCTCTCCGTGGCCCGCGGCCTGAACCCCGACCAACCGCGGC